The following are encoded together in the Desulfovibrio legallii genome:
- a CDS encoding sigma-54-dependent transcriptional regulator has translation MNAKTSIQLLVVDDDRNHREMLQALLEEWGYAPTGLDNGEAAVALCRERPFDLILMDVRMGGMNGVEATRAIKAYNPAIPILIMTAYSDVAGAVEALKAGAYDYLTKPLAFDVLKLALQRALDHATLKDEVRSLRHELASAFDARQIIGQSPAMRQVLDLAAAIAPSEATVLITGESGTGKEVMARLIHTNSARRNGPYVAVNCAALTETLLESELFGHEKGAFTGAEKRREGRFMTAHKGTIFLDEIGEIPLSMQVKLLRVIQEREIQRVGGDQPLKVDVRILAATNKDLAHEVAEGRFRQDLYYRLNVVALTLPPLRDRREDIPLLAMHFLKLFAQRNGKTVKGFTPTAMDRLLKHSWPGNVRELENAVERAVVLLVGDYVSERELPPTLIAAEDPTRTATRPDFAHMTLEEIERLAVQDTLEQVGGNKSEAARRLGINRKTLLAKLGK, from the coding sequence ATGAACGCCAAAACATCCATCCAGCTGCTGGTGGTGGACGACGACCGCAACCACCGCGAGATGCTCCAGGCGCTACTGGAAGAATGGGGCTACGCCCCCACAGGCCTGGACAACGGCGAGGCCGCCGTGGCCCTCTGCCGCGAACGGCCCTTTGATCTTATCCTGATGGATGTGCGCATGGGCGGCATGAATGGCGTGGAGGCCACCAGGGCCATCAAGGCCTATAATCCGGCCATTCCCATTCTGATCATGACGGCCTACTCGGATGTGGCCGGGGCGGTAGAGGCCCTCAAGGCCGGGGCCTATGACTACCTGACCAAACCTCTGGCCTTTGACGTGCTTAAGCTGGCCCTGCAGCGGGCCTTGGACCACGCCACGCTCAAGGACGAAGTGCGCAGCCTGCGCCACGAACTGGCCTCAGCTTTCGACGCCCGGCAGATCATCGGGCAAAGCCCGGCTATGCGCCAGGTGCTGGATCTGGCTGCGGCCATCGCCCCTTCCGAGGCCACGGTGCTTATTACCGGCGAATCGGGCACGGGCAAGGAAGTGATGGCCCGGCTTATCCACACCAACAGCGCCCGCCGCAACGGTCCCTATGTGGCCGTCAACTGCGCGGCTCTGACGGAAACGCTGCTGGAATCGGAACTTTTCGGTCACGAAAAAGGCGCGTTTACCGGTGCGGAAAAACGCCGCGAAGGCCGTTTCATGACCGCCCACAAGGGCACCATTTTTCTGGACGAGATTGGCGAAATTCCCCTTTCCATGCAGGTCAAGCTGCTGCGCGTCATTCAGGAGCGGGAAATCCAGCGTGTGGGCGGCGACCAGCCCCTCAAGGTGGACGTGCGCATTCTGGCCGCCACCAACAAAGACCTGGCTCACGAAGTGGCCGAAGGGCGCTTTCGCCAGGACCTCTACTACCGCCTCAATGTGGTGGCCCTGACCTTGCCGCCCCTGCGCGATCGCCGGGAAGACATCCCTCTGCTGGCCATGCACTTTCTGAAACTTTTTGCGCAGCGCAACGGCAAAACCGTCAAAGGGTTCACCCCCACGGCCATGGACCGGCTGCTCAAGCACAGTTGGCCCGGCAATGTGCGCGAACTGGAAAACGCTGTGGAGCGTGCCGTAGTGCTGCTGGTGGGCGACTATGTCAGTGAAAGAGAGTTACCGCCCACGCTCATCGCTGCCGAAGACCCCACCCGCACTGCGACCCGGCCGGACTTCGCCCACATGACGCTGGAAGAAATTGAACGCCTGGCCGTGCAGGACACCCTGGAGCAGGTGGGCGGCAACAAAAGCGAAGCTGCCCGCCGCCTAGGCATCAACCGTAAAACGCTGCTGGCCAAACTCGGCAAATAG